TGTGTTTTTGTTGTAGTGTCTGGCTAATTCTCGGTGAGCGCGGGTTACAAAGCGCGCTTCAGCAAGGCGCCAAGTTTTTCGGGATTGGTTTCCGCTACGGAGCGGCCCACTTCGCGGCCACCCTTGAACACCAGGATGGTGGATTGGCGCGGTATGCGAAAGTCTTTCAGAAACTGGCGGTCGTTGTCGTAATCGACCCGCACGAAGGCAACATCGCCAAACGCATCGCTCTTGCGGTAACGATCGAGGATCCCGGCCTGCACACGGCAGGTGGGGCACCACGAAGCGTGGACATCAACCACGATGGGCCGGCCGGACGCTCTCAACGTCTCGAACGATGCCGGCGAATAGGCCTTCCAGCCGGAAACCTCCCGCGCCTCTGCAGGAGCAATCCATGCGGAGAGGACCAGGAAGGCAGCGCCTGCCAGAATTGTCAGGGCGAGAAAGATACGGGACATGATG
This genomic interval from Paraurantiacibacter namhicola contains the following:
- a CDS encoding thioredoxin family protein, yielding MSRIFLALTILAGAAFLVLSAWIAPAEAREVSGWKAYSPASFETLRASGRPIVVDVHASWCPTCRVQAGILDRYRKSDAFGDVAFVRVDYDNDRQFLKDFRIPRQSTILVFKGGREVGRSVAETNPEKLGALLKRAL